One genomic segment of Falco cherrug isolate bFalChe1 chromosome 13, bFalChe1.pri, whole genome shotgun sequence includes these proteins:
- the BPNT1 gene encoding 3'(2'),5'-bisphosphate nucleotidase 1 isoform X2, with translation MSICASLARKFPKVTIIGEEELPTDEVTEDLIEDGHCEEILKKTCPAQYMGIKEEELVIWVDPLDGTKEYTEGLLDHVTVLIGIAYGGKAIAGVINQPYYNYEAGADAVLGRTIWGVLGIGAFGFQLTEAPAGKHIIVTTRSHSSTLVNECISALNPDSVIRVGGAGNKIIQLVEGKASAYIFASPGCKKWDTCAPEAILHAVGGKITDIHGNSFQYNKEVKHMNSAGILATLRNYDYYSSCIPNTVKQSLVP, from the exons ATGAGCATTTGTGCTTCCCTGGCACGGAAGTTTCCCAAGGTGACAATTATAGGAGAAGAA GAACTACCCACTGATGAGGTAACCGAGGACTTAATTGAAGATGGTCACTGtgaagaaatactgaagaaaactTGTCCTGCTCAATACATGGGAATTAAAGAGGAGGAG cttgtaATATGGGTTGATCCCTTGGATGGAACCAAGGAGTACACTGAAG GTCTCCTTGACCACGTAACAGTTCTTATTGGAATTGCTTATGGAGGCAAAGCAATAGCAGGAGTTATTAACCAGCCATACTACAACTATGAG GCAGGAGCTGAcgctgtgctgggcaggacaATCTGGGGAGTCCTGGGCATAGGTGCCTTTGGATTTCAGCTCACAGAAGCACCTGCTGGGAAACACATCATCGTTACCACCCGTTCTCACAGCAGTACCCTGGTCAACGAGTGCATCAGTGCCTTGAATCCAGACAGTGTCATCAGAGTTGGAGGAGCAGGAAACAAG ATCATTCAACTTGTAGAAGGCAAGGCATCTGCTTATATATTTGCCAGTCCTGGGTGTAAGAAATGGGATACATGTGCACCTGAAGCTATTCTACATGCCGTGGGAG gcaAGATAACTGATATCCATGGAAATTCATTTCAGTATAACAAGGAAGTGAAACACATGAATTCAGCTGGGATCCTTGCCACTTTGAGAAATTACGACTATTATTCCAGTTGTATTCCTAACACCGTTAAACAATCTCTTGTGCCTTAA